A DNA window from Mucilaginibacter xinganensis contains the following coding sequences:
- a CDS encoding M28 family metallopeptidase, whose protein sequence is MKIKLLYSCLLLAAAGSAFAQDTPDPAMVQKIREEGLNHSKVMDIAYHLTDASGPRLSGSPGLKRAQDWAVNELKTWGMVNAKREAWGKFGKGWEVQKNYVAMTAPYYHALIAIPKAWTPGTNGPIKGDVILVKADTLTDLDKYKGTLKGKVIIFDTKPGVERTFKADGIRYTDEQLDEMAKAKPQAPGAQRRGGPNSPQFTAMQKARALRAAINTFLQGESVGLVLTQARGSDGTVFTTNGASYADTAKAVSPELETSGEDFQRILRLVKAGEKVSIEADIKTQFFTDDLQGYNVVGEITGTDKKLKEQVVMIGGHLDSWHAATGATDNAAGSAVMLEVMRILKAVNFHPRRTIRIALWSSEEQGLFGSRGYVFNHFGDPKTMELKPEQSKVSAYYNLDNGSGKLRGIYLQGDSLAGPIFKAWLQPFKDLGAATVTISNTGSTDHVSFDAVGVPGFQFIQDPLDYGSRTHHSNQDTYDKLSEDDLKQAATIVASFVYNTSQRDDMIPRKELPKPQPTRN, encoded by the coding sequence ATGAAAATAAAATTACTTTACTCCTGCCTGCTTTTGGCAGCAGCGGGCTCTGCATTTGCCCAGGACACGCCGGATCCGGCGATGGTTCAAAAAATTCGCGAAGAGGGCCTTAACCATTCAAAAGTGATGGATATTGCCTATCATTTAACAGATGCTTCAGGTCCGCGATTATCTGGTTCTCCGGGTTTAAAACGCGCACAGGACTGGGCGGTAAATGAGCTTAAAACCTGGGGCATGGTTAACGCCAAACGCGAGGCCTGGGGTAAATTCGGCAAAGGCTGGGAAGTTCAGAAAAACTATGTGGCTATGACCGCGCCTTATTACCATGCGCTTATTGCCATCCCTAAAGCGTGGACCCCTGGCACTAACGGACCAATAAAAGGCGATGTGATTTTGGTTAAAGCGGATACGCTTACTGATCTTGATAAATATAAAGGCACGCTAAAAGGGAAAGTAATAATATTTGACACCAAGCCCGGTGTTGAAAGAACATTTAAGGCTGATGGCATCCGTTATACTGATGAGCAACTGGATGAAATGGCCAAAGCAAAGCCGCAGGCGCCGGGCGCACAGCGCAGGGGTGGCCCTAACTCACCGCAATTTACAGCCATGCAAAAAGCGCGTGCCTTGCGTGCTGCAATCAATACATTTTTACAGGGAGAAAGTGTTGGCCTTGTTTTAACCCAGGCGCGCGGCAGCGACGGAACGGTATTCACAACTAACGGTGCATCCTATGCAGATACCGCTAAAGCCGTTTCGCCTGAGCTGGAAACCAGCGGGGAAGACTTCCAGCGCATTTTGCGCCTGGTGAAAGCGGGTGAAAAAGTAAGTATTGAAGCCGATATAAAAACCCAGTTCTTTACTGATGACCTGCAGGGGTATAACGTGGTGGGTGAAATTACAGGGACTGATAAAAAGCTGAAAGAACAGGTGGTAATGATAGGGGGACACCTTGATTCGTGGCATGCAGCTACCGGCGCTACCGATAATGCCGCCGGCAGTGCGGTAATGCTTGAAGTAATGCGCATTTTAAAAGCGGTTAACTTTCACCCGCGCCGTACCATCAGAATAGCTTTGTGGAGTTCGGAAGAGCAGGGGTTATTTGGTTCGCGCGGTTATGTATTTAATCATTTTGGCGACCCAAAAACAATGGAGCTGAAACCGGAACAATCCAAAGTTTCTGCTTACTATAACCTTGACAACGGCAGCGGTAAATTGCGCGGCATTTATTTGCAGGGCGATTCTTTGGCCGGCCCGATATTTAAAGCCTGGCTGCAGCCATTCAAAGACCTGGGTGCGGCCACTGTTACCATCAGTAATACAGGCAGTACTGATCATGTATCATTTGATGCGGTAGGAGTACCCGGCTTCCAGTTTATCCAGGATCCGCTTGACTATGGTTCGCGTACACACCACAGCAACCAGGATACCTATGACAAGCTGAGCGAGGACGATTTAAAACAGGCGGCCACAATTGTTGCCTCATTTGTTTACAACACCTCGCAGCGAGATGATATGATTCCGCGCAAAGAGCTGCCAAAACCTCAGCCCACAAGAAACTAA
- a CDS encoding MBL fold metallo-hydrolase RNA specificity domain-containing protein → MNITFHGAARNVTGSKHLIRLNSGTAILLDCGMFQGMGEQTEDLNEHFGFNPKGVDYLILSHAHIDHCGLIPRLVAEGFNGPVFCTAATMDLAKILLMDSAKIQEQDTEYSNKHRKRNGLPLLQPLYSEEQAMESLRLFKIVDYNETYEITPQVKLKFTDAGHLIGSAAVNLSILEEGKLTQLTFSGDVGRYGDMLLKTPQPFPQADYIILESTYGDSLHKDVGAIEDALLEVVKQTCLIKKGKLIIPAFSVGRTQELLYALNALELKGILPDLRYYVDSPLSEKATRVLMDHPEVYNKEVTAVLKIDPNPFGFKGLRFIQSTEESKALNDDPTPCVIISSSGMAEAGRVKHHIKNNINGPENTILMVGYCEPNSLGGHLLRGDSEVFIFGEKYQVRAEVQAIKSMSAHGDYEDLLHFISCQDPKIVKKIFLVHGEYDVQQHFRQRILDKGFGDVEIPYQHQKIEI, encoded by the coding sequence ATGAATATAACTTTTCATGGTGCCGCACGTAATGTAACAGGCAGCAAACATTTGATCCGGTTAAACAGCGGAACAGCAATTTTATTGGATTGTGGCATGTTCCAGGGAATGGGGGAGCAGACCGAAGACCTAAACGAGCATTTTGGCTTTAATCCGAAGGGGGTTGATTACCTCATATTATCGCATGCGCATATTGATCATTGCGGCTTAATCCCCCGGCTGGTTGCTGAAGGCTTTAACGGGCCTGTCTTTTGTACAGCAGCAACCATGGACCTGGCGAAAATCCTGTTGATGGATTCGGCAAAAATACAGGAACAGGATACCGAGTACAGTAATAAGCACCGCAAAAGAAACGGGCTGCCGCTGCTGCAGCCACTTTACAGCGAAGAACAGGCGATGGAATCATTGCGGTTGTTTAAAATTGTTGATTACAATGAAACGTATGAAATAACGCCGCAGGTTAAACTTAAATTTACGGATGCCGGCCACCTGATAGGCAGCGCGGCAGTAAATCTGTCCATTTTGGAGGAAGGTAAACTTACACAGCTAACGTTTAGCGGCGACGTGGGGCGGTATGGTGATATGCTGTTAAAAACGCCGCAACCTTTTCCGCAAGCCGACTATATTATCCTGGAATCAACCTATGGCGACTCATTACATAAAGATGTTGGAGCTATTGAAGACGCGCTGCTTGAAGTGGTTAAGCAAACCTGCCTTATTAAGAAAGGTAAGTTGATTATCCCTGCATTTAGCGTGGGGCGTACGCAGGAGTTGTTATATGCTTTAAATGCACTTGAGCTTAAGGGAATATTACCCGATCTGCGTTATTATGTTGACAGCCCGCTTTCGGAAAAGGCCACCCGTGTTTTAATGGATCATCCGGAGGTTTACAATAAAGAGGTTACCGCTGTTTTGAAAATTGACCCTAACCCTTTTGGATTTAAAGGGCTTCGCTTTATCCAGTCAACCGAAGAATCAAAGGCATTGAACGATGACCCCACACCATGCGTAATAATTTCATCATCTGGCATGGCTGAAGCCGGCCGGGTAAAACATCATATTAAAAACAATATTAACGGGCCCGAAAACACCATTTTAATGGTGGGATATTGTGAGCCTAACTCGCTCGGTGGCCACCTTTTGCGCGGCGATAGCGAAGTGTTTATTTTTGGTGAAAAATACCAGGTAAGGGCCGAAGTACAGGCCATTAAATCAATGAGCGCACATGGCGATTATGAAGACCTGCTGCATTTCATCAGTTGCCAGGACCCCAAAATAGTAAAGAAAATATTCCTGGTACACGGAGAATATGATGTACAGCAGCATTTCAGGCAACGGATTTTAGATAAAGGGTTTGGAGACGTAGAGATTCCATACCAGCATCAAAAAATAGAGATTTAA
- a CDS encoding BlaI/MecI/CopY family transcriptional regulator: MEIKELTRAEEQIMQVLWQLKKGFVKDVIDVLPEPKPAYNTVSTIIRILEAKGFVGHTAFGKSHEYHPVISKEQYQNFATDKLMNGYFDNSVKRMFSYFVKKEKIDLKEADEIMKLIEKLKEK, encoded by the coding sequence ATGGAAATTAAAGAATTAACACGTGCCGAGGAGCAGATTATGCAGGTGCTGTGGCAGTTAAAAAAAGGATTTGTTAAAGATGTGATTGATGTGCTTCCGGAACCAAAACCGGCGTATAACACGGTGTCAACCATAATCAGGATACTGGAAGCAAAGGGTTTTGTTGGGCATACGGCGTTTGGCAAAAGCCACGAATACCACCCGGTAATAAGCAAAGAACAATATCAGAATTTTGCTACCGACAAATTAATGAACGGATATTTCGATAATTCGGTAAAGCGCATGTTCTCATACTTTGTAAAAAAAGAGAAGATCGACCTTAAAGAAGCCGATGAGATAATGAAACTGATTGAAAAACTTAAAGAGAAATAA
- a CDS encoding TonB family protein, translated as MTGWHYLLLVNIYLLLFYGFYALLLRKETFFQLNRVYLVASSLLSFIIPMIQSNWVQNLFITKEVQLTIYNSPLIVYRFKPIQHSEITMGQVLAAIYIAGISFLVVRFIWQMIVLKKLINQPNSAVAYSFFNKIKLADHQADNRIIAAHERVHARQWHSADVLLIEAVMIINWFNPVVYLYRFSIKHIHEYIADRQALNAGTNKSDYALLLLSQTFNTPHQLVNPFYNHSLLKLRIIMLQKSKSNRIALIKYGLSAPLFILMLVLSSATVNNSKTVGFVNKKVEQVLLTPATAMQPSIILDSTTMVTGDTAGKPGSSIAENKKPAEVYPPQTIELNAPEPNNTAAAQDNPPVVEDRVFTSVEVVPQFPGGVEAFSRYLAKNIKYPANMREKGVQGRVIISFIVEGDGSISNAHVTRGIADELDKEALRVMAASPRWTPGVQNGRPVRVAYSVPISFTLVDDDSPKSTQELTVTDANGAVNQKVPLSSITSIVSKTDTGKKAFKFNVSAAGRPLYLIDGKEASDISLIDPNAIESIAVFKDVSATSIYGSRGKNGVVLLTMKKPQPSLPLKKEPEAKH; from the coding sequence ATGACCGGGTGGCATTATTTATTGCTGGTAAATATTTACCTGCTGCTGTTTTATGGTTTCTATGCTTTGCTGCTGCGCAAAGAAACCTTTTTCCAGCTTAACCGGGTTTACCTGGTAGCATCATCCTTATTGTCATTCATTATCCCCATGATCCAGTCTAACTGGGTCCAGAATCTCTTTATTACAAAAGAAGTACAGCTGACTATTTATAACAGCCCGCTAATTGTGTACCGGTTTAAGCCTATCCAGCATAGTGAGATAACGATGGGACAGGTGTTGGCGGCCATTTATATTGCCGGGATCTCTTTTTTAGTTGTCCGTTTTATCTGGCAAATGATAGTGCTTAAAAAACTAATTAACCAGCCGAACTCTGCCGTCGCTTATTCTTTTTTCAATAAAATTAAACTTGCTGACCACCAGGCAGACAATAGAATAATAGCGGCGCATGAACGTGTACACGCCCGGCAATGGCACTCGGCAGATGTGTTACTTATTGAAGCCGTGATGATTATTAACTGGTTTAACCCGGTGGTTTATCTTTACAGGTTCTCTATAAAACACATTCATGAATATATAGCCGACAGGCAAGCCCTGAATGCAGGTACCAATAAAAGCGATTATGCATTACTACTGCTGAGCCAAACATTTAACACGCCACACCAGCTGGTAAACCCTTTTTATAATCACAGCCTGTTAAAACTGCGGATAATAATGCTGCAAAAGAGCAAATCCAACCGGATTGCACTTATTAAATATGGGTTATCGGCACCGTTGTTTATTTTGATGCTGGTACTTTCGTCGGCGACGGTAAATAACAGCAAAACGGTTGGCTTTGTAAATAAAAAGGTAGAGCAGGTATTACTAACCCCCGCAACAGCTATGCAGCCATCTATTATACTCGACAGTACGACAATGGTAACCGGCGACACCGCTGGGAAACCGGGAAGCAGCATTGCTGAAAATAAAAAGCCGGCAGAAGTTTATCCACCACAAACCATTGAATTAAATGCGCCGGAACCCAACAATACTGCTGCTGCACAGGACAACCCGCCGGTTGTTGAGGACAGGGTTTTTACTTCGGTTGAAGTGGTACCACAATTTCCGGGCGGCGTAGAGGCTTTTAGCCGATACCTGGCTAAAAACATAAAGTATCCGGCAAATATGCGCGAAAAAGGCGTACAGGGGCGAGTGATCATAAGCTTTATAGTTGAAGGAGACGGATCCATCTCCAACGCCCATGTTACCCGTGGCATTGCTGACGAATTAGATAAAGAAGCTTTGCGTGTAATGGCCGCTTCGCCTAGATGGACACCCGGGGTGCAAAATGGCCGACCGGTAAGGGTGGCTTATTCGGTACCGATCTCATTTACTTTAGTTGACGATGACAGCCCAAAATCAACCCAGGAACTGACTGTTACCGATGCTAACGGTGCCGTGAACCAAAAGGTGCCGCTTTCATCAATAACCTCGATCGTATCAAAAACGGATACAGGCAAAAAAGCATTTAAATTTAATGTAAGTGCAGCCGGCAGGCCTTTGTATTTAATTGACGGGAAGGAAGCTTCGGATATTTCCCTTATCGACCCAAACGCTATAGAATCAATAGCTGTGTTTAAAGATGTAAGCGCAACATCCATCTACGGGAGTAGAGGCAAAAACGGTGTTGTTTTACTGACCATGAAAAAGCCGCAGCCCAGCCTTCCGCTTAAAAAAGAGCCTGAAGCAAAGCATTAA
- a CDS encoding SPW repeat domain-containing protein, whose protein sequence is MKPFISTKVYGVLNYILALTLIAAPWLFNLVDISSAALFLPMYIGWLQLIMAIFSRSETGFIKQFPLTIHFVLDVLMGFVLMVSPWLYTFSSKAFWPELLLGGLLFLMGIFTDKSPFTTRNPHNHAVGFLASTDSN, encoded by the coding sequence ATGAAGCCCTTTATTTCAACAAAAGTATACGGAGTTTTAAACTATATCCTTGCGCTTACCCTTATTGCCGCTCCATGGCTATTTAACCTGGTTGACATTTCGAGCGCCGCGTTGTTTTTACCAATGTACATAGGATGGCTGCAGCTGATAATGGCTATTTTTAGCAGAAGCGAAACTGGGTTTATTAAGCAATTCCCTTTAACCATCCATTTTGTACTTGATGTGCTAATGGGCTTTGTATTAATGGTATCGCCATGGTTATATACCTTTTCGTCAAAAGCTTTCTGGCCTGAATTGTTATTAGGTGGCCTTTTATTCCTGATGGGGATCTTTACTGATAAATCTCCCTTCACTACCAGAAACCCGCACAACCATGCTGTTGGTTTTTTAGCTTCAACTGATTCAAACTAA
- a CDS encoding DUF4440 domain-containing protein, whose protein sequence is MIKKSALILFLCLIVASSVVKAKGRLNPINNAALVRATDTVPNADVMEVVRLAIYAANDFNIQAVANLYTPNAVVADDEPPYSWNGPTAGIQWINAVEKAVKDYHISKFKGTIESVKVYQQTSENVYVVVPVNYSGNLPDHAHFSARGAFTFVLRQINDKWLIKSQVWMPEKGIEY, encoded by the coding sequence ATGATAAAAAAATCAGCGCTTATTTTATTCCTTTGCCTGATTGTGGCAAGCAGCGTAGTTAAAGCAAAGGGCAGGCTTAACCCAATCAATAACGCCGCTCTGGTAAGGGCTACGGATACGGTTCCCAATGCCGACGTAATGGAGGTGGTTCGGCTAGCTATTTATGCAGCCAATGATTTCAACATCCAGGCAGTGGCAAATTTATATACCCCCAATGCGGTAGTAGCTGATGACGAGCCTCCGTATTCATGGAACGGGCCAACCGCCGGCATTCAGTGGATAAACGCGGTTGAAAAGGCTGTTAAAGATTATCACATCAGCAAATTCAAAGGAACGATCGAGTCGGTAAAAGTATATCAACAAACTTCAGAAAACGTATATGTGGTTGTGCCTGTAAATTATAGCGGTAACCTGCCAGACCACGCCCATTTTTCGGCACGCGGAGCATTTACGTTTGTGTTAAGGCAGATAAATGATAAATGGCTGATAAAAAGCCAGGTTTGGATGCCTGAAAAAGGGATAGAGTATTAA
- a CDS encoding tRNA-binding protein, producing METITWQDFEKVELHAGTIVEVADFPEARKPAYKIKADFGPHGIKWSSAQITKHYTKDELPGRQIIGVINFPKKQIANFMSEFLVTGFADENGDIVLAAVDKPVPNGSKLI from the coding sequence ATGGAAACGATTACCTGGCAAGATTTTGAAAAAGTAGAACTGCATGCCGGAACGATTGTGGAAGTAGCTGATTTTCCGGAGGCCCGCAAACCAGCTTACAAAATAAAAGCCGACTTTGGCCCGCATGGCATCAAATGGTCGAGCGCACAAATCACAAAACATTATACCAAAGATGAATTGCCCGGAAGGCAAATTATTGGCGTTATAAACTTTCCTAAAAAACAGATCGCAAATTTTATGTCGGAGTTTTTGGTTACCGGCTTTGCCGATGAAAATGGCGACATTGTTTTGGCAGCAGTAGATAAACCTGTACCCAACGGCAGCAAACTTATATAA
- a CDS encoding nucleoside deaminase, which translates to MRYISFGDEPTISPDDFFMNEALKEAKEALAEDEIPIGAVVVWNGRIIGRGHNLTERLNDVSAHAEMQALTAAANSMGGKYLRDCTLYVTMEPCVMCAGACYWFQLSRIVFGAYDVKLGFGRLNQKVTHPKTIITGGIRENECAELVKDFFRTKRGK; encoded by the coding sequence ATGAGATACATTAGTTTTGGCGATGAGCCAACCATATCGCCCGACGATTTTTTTATGAACGAGGCGCTGAAAGAAGCCAAAGAAGCACTTGCTGAAGACGAAATCCCTATTGGTGCAGTGGTGGTTTGGAACGGGCGCATTATTGGCAGGGGGCATAACCTTACTGAACGGTTGAACGATGTATCGGCGCATGCTGAAATGCAGGCGCTTACGGCAGCGGCCAACTCCATGGGCGGTAAATATTTAAGAGACTGTACGCTGTATGTTACCATGGAGCCCTGTGTAATGTGCGCCGGAGCCTGCTACTGGTTTCAGCTTAGCCGGATAGTATTTGGTGCATACGATGTAAAACTTGGTTTTGGCCGTTTAAACCAAAAGGTAACACACCCAAAAACTATCATCACCGGCGGTATTCGCGAAAACGAGTGTGCTGAACTGGTGAAGGATTTTTTTAGGACGAAGAGGGGGAAGTAA
- a CDS encoding superoxide dismutase produces the protein MAFTLPALSYATDALEPHIDKLTMEIHHGKHHQAYVTNLNKALEGKPEADGSIDDIIKSISKFPPAVRNNGGGHYNHSLFWTLLSPSGGGEPTGALAAAITSTFGSFADFKTKVQEAGATRFGSGWAWLIVTADKKLAVTSTPNQDNPLMDIAEVKGTPILGIDVWEHAYYLKYQNRRPDYLAAIWNVINWNHVAELYARAV, from the coding sequence ATGGCTTTTACACTACCGGCGTTATCTTACGCTACCGATGCCCTTGAACCGCACATTGATAAATTAACTATGGAAATTCACCATGGGAAACATCACCAGGCTTATGTTACCAACTTAAACAAAGCGTTGGAAGGCAAACCTGAAGCCGATGGCAGCATTGATGATATTATTAAAAGCATTTCGAAGTTCCCGCCTGCGGTACGCAACAATGGCGGTGGCCACTATAACCACAGCTTGTTCTGGACATTGCTTTCGCCAAGCGGCGGCGGTGAGCCAACAGGAGCTTTAGCAGCAGCAATTACCAGCACTTTCGGTTCATTTGCCGATTTCAAAACAAAAGTGCAGGAAGCCGGTGCAACCCGTTTTGGTTCTGGCTGGGCATGGTTGATTGTTACCGCTGATAAAAAATTAGCCGTTACATCAACACCAAACCAGGATAACCCTTTAATGGATATTGCTGAAGTAAAAGGCACGCCTATTTTAGGTATTGATGTTTGGGAACATGCTTATTATTTAAAATATCAAAATCGCCGCCCTGATTATTTGGCAGCTATCTGGAACGTGATCAATTGGAACCACGTTGCTGAATTATACGCAAGAGCGGTATAG
- a CDS encoding zinc-binding dehydrogenase has product MKAIVLEAADKPLVLKEVDNPGLAPGEALVKIKAAALNRRDYWITIGKYAGIKYPTILGSDGAGIVEAVGGDTDRHLIGTEVIINPGSGWGDDQNFQSDDFKILGLPADGTFAEYVKVEVQQLHTRPAHLSWEQAAAVPLAGLTVFRALFTKGKIKKGDKVLITGVGSGTGLFALQFALAAGCQVFATTGSGEKMERAKKLGAAAAVNYKSQDWAEQLLHLAGGFDVIIDSALGDGFAKLPDLCNPGGRIVIFGGTAGNIPALNGRKIFWCQLQVIGTMMGSPDDFKAMVAFVNEHQIVPVIDAVFPLADAAEAISKMEHSSQFGKIVLKP; this is encoded by the coding sequence ATGAAAGCGATAGTTCTTGAAGCGGCAGATAAGCCGCTTGTTTTAAAAGAGGTTGACAACCCTGGCCTTGCGCCAGGGGAAGCCCTGGTAAAAATAAAAGCAGCCGCCTTAAACCGCCGCGACTACTGGATAACCATTGGCAAATATGCCGGCATTAAATACCCAACTATATTAGGTTCAGACGGTGCCGGTATTGTGGAGGCTGTGGGCGGCGACACCGACCGGCATTTAATAGGTACTGAAGTGATCATTAACCCAGGTTCCGGCTGGGGCGATGATCAAAATTTCCAGTCGGACGATTTTAAAATATTAGGCTTGCCTGCTGATGGTACCTTTGCGGAATATGTTAAAGTGGAGGTGCAGCAACTTCATACCAGGCCCGCGCATTTATCATGGGAACAAGCCGCTGCCGTTCCGCTGGCCGGGTTAACCGTTTTTAGGGCATTATTTACAAAAGGCAAAATAAAAAAAGGCGACAAGGTATTAATAACAGGGGTTGGCAGTGGTACGGGGCTATTTGCCCTTCAATTTGCATTGGCGGCTGGTTGCCAGGTATTCGCAACCACCGGCTCGGGCGAAAAAATGGAGCGGGCCAAAAAGCTGGGTGCGGCAGCCGCTGTAAATTATAAATCGCAGGATTGGGCCGAACAGCTCTTGCACCTTGCCGGCGGGTTTGACGTAATAATAGACAGTGCTCTTGGCGATGGTTTCGCCAAATTGCCTGATCTTTGCAATCCCGGCGGCAGGATAGTGATTTTTGGCGGAACTGCGGGCAATATCCCGGCTTTAAATGGCCGAAAAATCTTTTGGTGCCAATTGCAGGTGATCGGCACCATGATGGGCAGCCCCGATGATTTTAAAGCGATGGTCGCTTTCGTTAATGAACATCAAATAGTTCCAGTTATTGATGCGGTTTTTCCATTAGCTGATGCAGCTGAAGCTATATCAAAAATGGAGCATTCATCGCAGTTTGGCAAAATCGTTTTAAAGCCATAG
- a CDS encoding MlaD family protein, translating into MKATSSQKIKIGVFTFIGIAVLVLVIFFIGNQKNMFSSTFRIHGTFKNVNGLQVGNNVRFAGINVGVVEAITIVTDSAVRVDLTLNNEVKKFIKTDSKLSIGSDGLMGDKLVVIAPGGITSTQSIQDGGQLASVNPFDVDKMIGKLTKVADNAASLTEGLSAIVAKVNSGKGSIGRLLNNDKLSRDLEGTVRQAKTTMQNVHKTTSTLNEDLTAAQHNFLLKGFFKNKKKKAQQDSIKKAQAAQDKKNNQ; encoded by the coding sequence ATGAAAGCAACTTCATCACAGAAAATAAAAATTGGCGTTTTTACCTTTATCGGCATTGCGGTGTTAGTACTGGTTATATTTTTCATTGGCAATCAAAAAAACATGTTCAGCTCAACCTTCCGTATTCATGGAACATTTAAAAATGTGAACGGGCTGCAGGTGGGCAACAATGTTCGTTTTGCGGGTATAAATGTGGGCGTGGTTGAGGCCATAACCATAGTTACCGACAGCGCCGTACGCGTTGACCTTACTTTAAACAACGAGGTTAAAAAATTTATAAAAACCGACTCTAAATTAAGTATCGGCAGCGATGGCCTGATGGGCGACAAATTGGTAGTAATTGCACCGGGGGGTATCACGAGCACACAGTCCATACAGGATGGTGGGCAGCTGGCATCGGTGAATCCGTTTGATGTGGATAAGATGATAGGAAAGCTCACCAAAGTTGCAGATAATGCTGCATCGCTTACCGAAGGCTTATCGGCCATTGTAGCCAAGGTTAACAGTGGTAAGGGCAGCATTGGCAGGTTATTGAATAACGACAAGCTTTCGCGCGATTTGGAAGGAACCGTGCGCCAGGCAAAAACCACCATGCAAAATGTGCATAAAACCACCAGTACTTTAAATGAGGACCTTACAGCGGCTCAGCATAACTTTTTGTTGAAAGGGTTCTTTAAAAACAAAAAGAAAAAGGCACAGCAGGACTCTATTAAAAAAGCCCAGGCAGCACAGGATAAAAAGAATAATCAGTAA
- a CDS encoding ABC transporter ATP-binding protein, whose product MEAEKTKKEQKQPSEKKQEVVIAIKGLKKSFGEKHVLKNINLEVHRGENVVILGRSGTGKSVTIQCIVGMLKPDGGSVKVFGDEVADMSEKELKALRIKIGFLFQSGALYDSMTVRENLEFPLTRVLKIKDRDEIDRRVEEALDSVGLLEAIDKMPSDLSGGMRKRAGLARTIIVEPQIILYDEPTTGLDPITSREISDLILSIQKKQKTSSIIITHDMECARIASDRVVIMDDGEYIAEGTFDELHKSKEKIVGSYFKDIS is encoded by the coding sequence ATGGAAGCAGAAAAAACAAAAAAAGAACAGAAGCAGCCTTCAGAAAAAAAACAGGAAGTGGTGATTGCTATAAAAGGGCTTAAAAAGTCTTTTGGAGAAAAGCATGTGTTGAAGAATATAAACCTGGAGGTGCACCGTGGCGAAAACGTAGTGATCCTTGGTCGTTCAGGTACAGGGAAATCCGTAACTATTCAATGTATTGTAGGGATGTTGAAGCCCGATGGCGGTTCAGTAAAAGTATTTGGCGACGAGGTGGCTGATATGAGCGAAAAAGAGCTTAAGGCACTGCGGATAAAGATCGGTTTCCTGTTCCAGAGCGGCGCACTTTATGATTCAATGACCGTACGCGAGAACCTGGAGTTCCCGCTAACCCGGGTGTTAAAAATTAAGGACCGCGACGAAATTGACAGGCGCGTAGAAGAAGCGCTGGATAGCGTGGGCTTGCTGGAAGCTATTGATAAAATGCCTTCGGATCTTTCAGGCGGCATGCGTAAACGTGCAGGCCTTGCACGTACAATCATCGTGGAGCCCCAGATCATCCTTTACGATGAGCCAACAACCGGGCTTGACCCGATAACTTCGCGCGAGATCAGCGACCTGATCTTATCTATACAGAAGAAGCAAAAAACCTCATCAATCATCATTACCCATGATATGGAATGCGCACGTATCGCGTCCGACAGGGTTGTTATTATGGACGATGGCGAATATATAGCAGAAGGCACGTTTGACGAACTTCATAAATCAAAAGAAAAAATAGTGGGATCATACTTTAAAGACATATCATGA